Genomic segment of Verrucomicrobiia bacterium:
CCTGCCCGCCCTGGTGCTCAAGGACTATTTGGAGGCTCCTCTGGAAGCGCTGGCCGCGTGGATCACCTCGGAAACTTCTCCCGACCTGCCCCCTGACCAGGCCGGGCGCTGCGCCGCAGCCTGGCGCGAACTATCTGCCACCCAACGGCTGGCGCTCCTCCACCAGGCGGCCTTGGTCAGACTGCACGGCAAGGCGCTCCAACTGCTGCATCGCGCCCGGATCTCCGGCTGGGAGCAGGCCCTCTGGGAAGGCCTGTTTCGGGCCCTCGGTTATAAACACAACACTTGGCCCATGCAATGCCTGGGCGAACTGCGCCCCCGCCTGCAAGAAGGCGCCACCACTGCCCTCCACTGGCAGGCCAGGCTCCTCGGCATCGGCGGTTTGCTTCCCGACGACGTGAACGCTCCCCGCAGCGGGGCGGCTCACACCCGCCAGCTCTGGGACTGGTGGTGGCGGGAACGCAGCGCCTTTGACGACTGCCTCATGCCCCGCTCCGTCTGGCGCTTCAGCGGTTTGCGCCCCGCCAACCACCCCCATCGCCGGCTCGCACTGGCCGCCCATTGGCTGGCCACGCCCCACTGGAGCCAGCGCCTGCAAAAGTGGTTTGCCACCGATTGCCCCTCACGCCATCGGGCGGAATCTCTGCTGGAAACTCTGACGGTGCGCGACGATTTCTGGGAATCCCACTGGAGCCTCAACTCCCCGCGCCTGGCCCGCCCCCAGCCCCTCCTCGGCGCGCAACGGGCCACCGATTTGGCAATCAATGTGCTCCTGCCCTGGTTTTATGCCCAGGCCCTGGAACACCGGGATCGCCCCCGCCTCCGTCGTGTCGAGCAGCTCTACCTCGCCTGGCCGGCCGGTGAGGATAACGCGGTCCTCAAACTCGCCCGCCAGCGCATGTTGGGCGGCGGCTCCCCCGTACGATTGCCATCCGCAGCCGCGCAGCAAGGTCTGCTCCAAATCGTGCGGGATTGTTGTGACCAGGCGGATACCCTCTGTGCGCCATGCCTCTTCCCGGAGCTGGTG
This window contains:
- a CDS encoding DUF2851 family protein; translated protein: MHGASQDSFYARWRTSQTPPALRETSTPAPPERWLQWLWQYQRLQRDHLHLLDGRPLRVLHPGFWNHESGPDFRRAVLQLGHEPPRQGDVEIDLQAAGWRQHGHENNPAFASVILHVIWERPPHLPPPLPALVLKDYLEAPLEALAAWITSETSPDLPPDQAGRCAAAWRELSATQRLALLHQAALVRLHGKALQLLHRARISGWEQALWEGLFRALGYKHNTWPMQCLGELRPRLQEGATTALHWQARLLGIGGLLPDDVNAPRSGAAHTRQLWDWWWRERSAFDDCLMPRSVWRFSGLRPANHPHRRLALAAHWLATPHWSQRLQKWFATDCPSRHRAESLLETLTVRDDFWESHWSLNSPRLARPQPLLGAQRATDLAINVLLPWFYAQALEHRDRPRLRRVEQLYLAWPAGEDNAVLKLARQRMLGGGSPVRLPSAAAQQGLLQIVRDCCDQADTLCAPCLFPELVRQFAAAHPQSPAP